From Mytilus edulis chromosome 9, xbMytEdul2.2, whole genome shotgun sequence, the proteins below share one genomic window:
- the LOC139487822 gene encoding uncharacterized protein isoform X1, with translation MVNREELIAIVGGSLAGLVVLMVTIAICIYCCCGRKKEPKKNNNRRFQPLQSGNDSSKHSTLNGVDPRVDPRNAENRLPKVGSNGLWMGGAPSMYAGPPQANYHYGDRDRDRERDRHGKRSSSLQRTTSEERLHQNIRYITYRSKSYGTDLEMLGRGHPVYTSGNMHLYHSNPYNYYEPYALPRSNSYLNMYGGYPPYPSQSSRDSRAMLVEYPEGHEYIYDPYRDTSDDQRRGKKVKRTHSDLTGTKRKKKEKRRGSPMEDRRNRSIERLDRPSDRPPVPDRATSADVHRQQKQPYILQTKERRPPKEISEQTATIDIHDTELSECATDSAKIRAMQGRTSDPEPISKKWPVNDDLKLDLPSDINDDGTDDITVKRYQYDGNYPHKTESHHNKPTENKTNGYTNSAYLENERRDGGHVHKRLEKRESNTDGKQVSAAFDFLDNYVSDEDETVFADSRRQSPLPFDT, from the exons ATGGTAAACCGTGAAGAATTGATAGCAATAGTTGGAGGTTCACTTGCAGGACTAGTTGTCTTAATGGTTACCATTGCTATCTGTATATATTGCTGCTGTGG ACGGAAAAAAGAaccaaagaaaaataataatagacgTTTTCAACCTCTTCAATCGGGAAACGATTCCAGTAAACATAGCACTTTAAATGGCGTAGATCCACGGGTGGATCCGAGAAATGCTGAAAACAGACTTCCGAAAGTAGGAAGTAACGGATTATGGATGGGAGGAGCTCCAAGTATGTATGCTGGGCCACCTCAAGCCAACTATCACTATGGGGATAGAGATAGAGACAGAGAAAGGGATCGACACGGGAAAAGAAGTTCTTCTCTGCAGAGAACAACGTCGGAGGAACGACTACATCAGA ATATAAGATATATTACATATCGATCCAAAAGCTATGGTACAGACTTGGAAATGCTCG gtAGAGGTCATCCAGTTTATACAAGTGGAAATATGCATCTATACCATAGCAACCCTTATAATTATTATGAGCCATATGCCTTGCCACGAAGTAACAGTTACCTCAATATGTATGGAGGCTATCCCCCATATCCATCACAGAGCAGTAGAG ATTCACGTGCAATGCTTGTGGAATATCCAGAGGGTCACGAGTATATTTACGATCCTTACAGAGACACCTCGGATGACCAACGTCGTGGAAAGAAGGTGAAAAGAACACATAGTGATTTGACAGGCACGAAACGAAAGAAGAAAGAGAAAAGACGAGGATCACCGATGGAAGATAGAAGAAATAGAAGTATAGAAAGGTTAGATAGACCTTCCGATAGACCGCCAGTCCCCGACAGGGCGACATCTGCTGATGTTCATAGGCAACAAAAACAACCATATATTCTTCAGACAAAAGAACGGAGACCGCCGAAAGAAATTTCCGAACAAACAGCAACAATAGATATTCATGATACAGAGCTGTCGGAATGTGCAACAGATAGTGCCAAAATTAGAGCTATGCAAGGGAGGACTTCAGATCCAGAACCAATTTCTAAAAAGTGGCCCGTTAATGACGATTTGAAGTTGGACCTCCCTAGTGATATAAATGACGATGGTACTGACGATATCACAGTAAAACGTTATCAATATGATGGAAATTATCCACATAAAACAGAGAGTCATCATAACAAACCGACTGAAAATAAAACTAACGGATATACAAATTCAGCTTACTTAGAAAATGAAAGAAGAGATGGTGGACATGTGCATAAACGTTTAGAGAAGCGTGAAAGTAACACAGATG G
- the LOC139487822 gene encoding uncharacterized protein isoform X2, producing MVNREELIAIVGGSLAGLVVLMVTIAICIYCCCGRKKEPKKNNNRRFQPLQSGNDSSKHSTLNGVDPRVDPRNAENRLPKVGSNGLWMGGAPSMYAGPPQANYHYGDRDRDRERDRHGKRSSSLQRTTSEERLHQSRGHPVYTSGNMHLYHSNPYNYYEPYALPRSNSYLNMYGGYPPYPSQSSRDSRAMLVEYPEGHEYIYDPYRDTSDDQRRGKKVKRTHSDLTGTKRKKKEKRRGSPMEDRRNRSIERLDRPSDRPPVPDRATSADVHRQQKQPYILQTKERRPPKEISEQTATIDIHDTELSECATDSAKIRAMQGRTSDPEPISKKWPVNDDLKLDLPSDINDDGTDDITVKRYQYDGNYPHKTESHHNKPTENKTNGYTNSAYLENERRDGGHVHKRLEKRESNTDGKQVSAAFDFLDNYVSDEDETVFADSRRQSPLPFDT from the exons ATGGTAAACCGTGAAGAATTGATAGCAATAGTTGGAGGTTCACTTGCAGGACTAGTTGTCTTAATGGTTACCATTGCTATCTGTATATATTGCTGCTGTGG ACGGAAAAAAGAaccaaagaaaaataataatagacgTTTTCAACCTCTTCAATCGGGAAACGATTCCAGTAAACATAGCACTTTAAATGGCGTAGATCCACGGGTGGATCCGAGAAATGCTGAAAACAGACTTCCGAAAGTAGGAAGTAACGGATTATGGATGGGAGGAGCTCCAAGTATGTATGCTGGGCCACCTCAAGCCAACTATCACTATGGGGATAGAGATAGAGACAGAGAAAGGGATCGACACGGGAAAAGAAGTTCTTCTCTGCAGAGAACAACGTCGGAGGAACGACTACATCAGA gtAGAGGTCATCCAGTTTATACAAGTGGAAATATGCATCTATACCATAGCAACCCTTATAATTATTATGAGCCATATGCCTTGCCACGAAGTAACAGTTACCTCAATATGTATGGAGGCTATCCCCCATATCCATCACAGAGCAGTAGAG ATTCACGTGCAATGCTTGTGGAATATCCAGAGGGTCACGAGTATATTTACGATCCTTACAGAGACACCTCGGATGACCAACGTCGTGGAAAGAAGGTGAAAAGAACACATAGTGATTTGACAGGCACGAAACGAAAGAAGAAAGAGAAAAGACGAGGATCACCGATGGAAGATAGAAGAAATAGAAGTATAGAAAGGTTAGATAGACCTTCCGATAGACCGCCAGTCCCCGACAGGGCGACATCTGCTGATGTTCATAGGCAACAAAAACAACCATATATTCTTCAGACAAAAGAACGGAGACCGCCGAAAGAAATTTCCGAACAAACAGCAACAATAGATATTCATGATACAGAGCTGTCGGAATGTGCAACAGATAGTGCCAAAATTAGAGCTATGCAAGGGAGGACTTCAGATCCAGAACCAATTTCTAAAAAGTGGCCCGTTAATGACGATTTGAAGTTGGACCTCCCTAGTGATATAAATGACGATGGTACTGACGATATCACAGTAAAACGTTATCAATATGATGGAAATTATCCACATAAAACAGAGAGTCATCATAACAAACCGACTGAAAATAAAACTAACGGATATACAAATTCAGCTTACTTAGAAAATGAAAGAAGAGATGGTGGACATGTGCATAAACGTTTAGAGAAGCGTGAAAGTAACACAGATG G